The genomic interval CGCGCATCAGGTGTCGCCGTTCGGCGCACGCGGCGCCAATTCCGGACTGGAGGACGCGGAGAATTTGTCCTGGAAGCTCGATCGCGTCTTGCGCGGCCAGTCGCCGGCGAGCCTGCTCGAGAGCTATCACGTCGAGCGCAGCATGGCGGCCGACGAGAACATCCGCGAATCCACCCGTTCGACCGATTTCATGGCGCCGAACTCGCATCAGGAGGCGCGGCTGCGCAAGGCGGTGCTATCGCTCGCCAAGGAAACCGAGTTCGGCAAGCGCATGGTCAATGGCGGCCGGCTTTCGGTGCCCTGCAGCTACGACACGCCGCTGTCCTCGGCCGATACAGATGCATGGGGCGGTGGCCCGCGGCCCGGCTGTTCCATGCTCGACGCGCCGGTCGCGCCACGCGGGGGCGAGACGGCCTATCTCACCGATACGTTCCGCCAGGGCGGAACGGATTTTACCCTGCTCGGGTTTGGCAATGGAGCGGCGATCGATGTGCCTGATGGCGTCAAGGAGATCCGCATCGGCGGCGCGGACGGTTTTGGCGATGCGGCCGGCCCGATTGCGAAACGCTACGACGCCGCACCCGGCAGCGCCTATCTGCTGCGGCCCGACGGCTATGTGGCGGCGCGCTTTCGCCATCCCACGCGCGAGGCGATCGCGGCGGCGCTGTCGCGGGCGCAAGGTCTGAACTGAAGGGTTTGCCGATGGCTCTTTCCACCAGCTCGAACTTCGCGCGGCCCGATGACGCCTTTCGCGCCATCGTCGAGGCGCATCGCGGCCTCACGGAGGAGCAAAGTGCTGATTTCGACGCAGCGCTGGTCCTGATCCTCGCCAATCATATCGGCGACATCGACGTGCTGCGCGAGGCGATCGATCTCGCGCGCAGGCGCATGGTCGACGGCCAGCAGCAACAGCAGCAACAACAATAGCAAGACTCAAAGGAACTGATGATGGCGAAGAACTTCGCGTCCACCGGCGATCTCTCGGAAAAGAAGATCACCTTCGCCGAGATCGGCACCGATCTCTATGCCTTCACCGCCGAGGGCGATCCCAACACGGCCGTGATCGTCGGCGACGACGGCTGCCTCGTGTTCGACGCGCAGGCGACGCCCGCGATGGCGGGCAAGGTGATCGAGCGCGTCCGCACCGTGACCGACAAGCCGATCAAATATGTCGTGCTCTCGCACTATCACGCCGTGCGCGTGTTAGGGGCCTCCGCCTACAAGGCGCAGGGCATCGTCGCTTCGCAGGAGACCTATCGTCTCATCGAGGAGCGCGGCAAGCAGGATTGGGATTCCGAATATGGCCGCTTCCCGCGCCTGTTCCAGGACGCCCAGAGCATTCCCGGGCTGACCTGGCCGACGCTGACCTTTGAAGGCGAGATGTCGATCTATCTGGGCAAACGCGAGGTGCGTTTGATGCAGCTCGGGGCCGGCCACACCTCCGGCGACATCGTCGCCTGGGTGCCGGATGCGCAGGTGATGTTCTCCGGCGACCTCATCGAATATCACTCGGCCTGCTATTGCGGCGACGCGCATTTGCGCGAATGGCCGCTGACGCTGGACGAGATCCGCAACTTCAATCCCAAGGCGATCGCGCCGGGTCGCGGCGATGCGCTGAAGGGCCTGGCGACCGGCCGCGAGGCCATCGCGATGACGCGCGATTTCGTCACCTCCCTTTATGGCGCGGCAGAGATGTCCGTCGCCAAGGGCCGCACGCTGAAGGAATCGATGGCGGCGACGCGCGAGGTGATGGATCCGAAATTCCATAGCTTTGCCATCTATGAGCACTGCCTGCCGTTCAACGTGTCGCGCGCCTTCGACGAAGCATCCGGAATCGACGATCCCGTGATCTGGACCGACAAGCGCGACCAGGAAATGTGGGCCGCTCTGCAAGGAGGAGGATAGTCATGAACATCAACACCTCGCCTGATCAGATCGTTCGCTCTACCGCTCAGGTGACGCCGGGCTACATGTCCGGCTTCGGCAACTCCTTTGAGACCGAGGCGCTGCCCGGAGCGCTGCCGATCGGGCGCAACTCGCCGCAGCGTTGCGCCTACGGGCTCTATGCCGAGCAATTGTCCGGCTCGCCCTTCACCGCGCCGCGCGGCACCAATGAGCGTTCCTGGCTCTACCGCATCCGTCCCTCGGTGAAGCATTCGGGGCGCTTCACCAAGGTCGATGCCGGCCTCTGGCGCTCTGCGCCGTGCCATGAGAACGACCTGCCGATCGCGCAACTGCGCTGGGACCCGACGCCGATCCCGACGGAGCAGATTACATTCGTCCAGGGCGTGCAGACCATGACGACGGCGGGTGACGTCAATACCCAGGCCGGCATGGCGGCGCATGTCTATCTCATCACCAAATCGATGGAGAACCAGCACTTTTACAATGCCGACGGCGAGCTGATGTTCGTGCTGCAGCAGGGCAACTTGCGCCTCGTCACCGAGTTCGGCCGCATCGACGCCGAGCCCGGTGAGATCGTGGTGATCCCGCGCGGCGTCAAATTCCGTGTCGAGCTCTTGAACGGCCCGGCGCGCGGCTATCTCTGCGAAAATTATGGCGGCGCCTTCACGCTGCCGGAGCGCGGGCCGATCGGCGCCAACTGCCTTGCCAATGCGCGCGACTTCCTGACGCCGGTCGCCTCTTACGAGGACAAGGACACGCCGACCGAGCTGTTCGTGAAATGGGGCGGCTCGCTGTTCAAGACCACGTTGCCGCATTCGCCGATCGACGTCGTCGCCTGGCACGGCAACTATGCGCCCTACAAATACGATCTGCGCAGCTTCTCGCCGGTCGGCGCGATCGGCTTCGATCATCCCGATCCCTCGATCTTCACCGTGCTGACCTCGCCGTCGGAAACGGCGGGCACCGCGAATATCGACTTCGTCATCTTCCCCGAGCGCTGGATGGTCGCCGACAACACCTTCCGGCCGCCCTGGTATCACATGAACATCATGAGCGAGTTCATGGGGCTCATTTACGGCGTCTACGACGCCAAGCCGCAAGGCTTTGTCCCCGGCGGTATGAGCCTGCACAATTGCATGCTGCCGCACGGCCCCGACCGCGACGCTTTCGACCACGCCAGCAATGGCGAATTGAAGCCGGTCAAGCTCACGGGCACCATGGCCTTCATGTTCGAGACCCGCTACCCGCAGCGCGTCACTGCGCATGCCGCGAGTTCCGCGACGTTGCAGGATGACTATGCGGATTGCTGGAAGGGTCTCGAAAAACGGTTCGACCCGAACAAGCCGTGACGCTCTCTTACCCTCCCCTGGAGGGGGAGGGTCGCTCGCGCAAGCGAGCGGGGTGGGGTGATCTCTCAACACGGGCAGCGTTCGATGTGGAGAGACCTTCACCCCACCCCGTCTCATATTTCGCTGCGCTCAATATGAGCCGACCCTCCCCCTCCAGGGGAGGGTGAAGATGCCGGCACCACTTGCGGCTACATCCGAGAAACCAATGCCCCATCCCAACGACTCATCCCTCCGCTCCTTCATCGACGTCGATCCCGCCTCCGACTTCCCGATCCAGAACCTGCCCTATGGCGTGTTCTCGACCGCGGCCAATCCGACACAGCGGGTCGGCGTCGCGATCGGCAATTATGTGCTCGATCTCTGGGAGCTCGAGCAGGATTCCCGGCTCGATGTCGGGCCACTCGGCGTGTTCTCCGCGCCGTCGCTTAATCCGTTCATGGCGCTCGGGCCAAAGGTCTGGGCAAAGACGCGGGCGCGGATCAGCGAGCTCTTGCGATCAGATCATCCGGAGCTGCGCGACAACAAGGAATTGCGCGACCGCGCGCTGGTGCCGATGACTGAGGTGACGCTGCATATGCCGGTGCAGGTCTCCGGCTATACCGACTTCTATTCGTCCAAAGAGCACGCCACCAATGTCGGCGTGATGTTCCGCGGCAAGGACAACGCGCTGCAGCCGAACTGGCTCTATATGCCGATCGGCTATAACGGCCGCGCCTCCACGGTCGTGGTGTCGGGCACCAAAGTGAAACGCCCGCGCGGACAGTTGAAGCCGCCGACGGCTGACGTGCCGAGCTTTGCGCCCTGCAGGCGGCTCGATTTCGAACTGGAGATGGGCGTTGTGGTTGGCCAAGCCGCGCCGATGGGCGGGATGCTGACCGAGCAACAGGCCGAGGAGATGATTTTTGGCTTCGTGCTGCTCAACGACTGGAGCGCGCGCGACATCCAGCAATGGGAATATGTGCCGCTGGGGCCGTTCCTCGCAAAGGCGTTTGCGACCTCGATCAGCCCGTGGATCGTCACCCGCGAAGCGCTGGAGCCGTTCCGCCTGCAGGGGCCCGAACAGAGCCCGGCGCCGCTCGATTATCTCAAGCAGGACAAGCCGCAGAATTACAGCGTCGAGCTCGACGTCGCCTTGCGCGCCGCCGGCGCGAATGCGCCTGCAAGCATCAGCCGCACCAATTTCAAGTACATGTACTGGTCCTCGGTGCAGCAATTGATGCACCACGCCTCCGGCGGCTGCGCGATGAATGTCGGCGATCTCCTCGGCAGCGGCACCATCTCCGGTCCCGAGAAGGATCAACGCGGCAGCCTCTTGGAGATAAGCTGGAACGGCACCGAGCCCGTCGAATTG from Bradyrhizobium arachidis carries:
- the hmgA gene encoding homogentisate 1,2-dioxygenase; the protein is MNINTSPDQIVRSTAQVTPGYMSGFGNSFETEALPGALPIGRNSPQRCAYGLYAEQLSGSPFTAPRGTNERSWLYRIRPSVKHSGRFTKVDAGLWRSAPCHENDLPIAQLRWDPTPIPTEQITFVQGVQTMTTAGDVNTQAGMAAHVYLITKSMENQHFYNADGELMFVLQQGNLRLVTEFGRIDAEPGEIVVIPRGVKFRVELLNGPARGYLCENYGGAFTLPERGPIGANCLANARDFLTPVASYEDKDTPTELFVKWGGSLFKTTLPHSPIDVVAWHGNYAPYKYDLRSFSPVGAIGFDHPDPSIFTVLTSPSETAGTANIDFVIFPERWMVADNTFRPPWYHMNIMSEFMGLIYGVYDAKPQGFVPGGMSLHNCMLPHGPDRDAFDHASNGELKPVKLTGTMAFMFETRYPQRVTAHAASSATLQDDYADCWKGLEKRFDPNKP
- a CDS encoding MBL fold metallo-hydrolase, which gives rise to MAKNFASTGDLSEKKITFAEIGTDLYAFTAEGDPNTAVIVGDDGCLVFDAQATPAMAGKVIERVRTVTDKPIKYVVLSHYHAVRVLGASAYKAQGIVASQETYRLIEERGKQDWDSEYGRFPRLFQDAQSIPGLTWPTLTFEGEMSIYLGKREVRLMQLGAGHTSGDIVAWVPDAQVMFSGDLIEYHSACYCGDAHLREWPLTLDEIRNFNPKAIAPGRGDALKGLATGREAIAMTRDFVTSLYGAAEMSVAKGRTLKESMAATREVMDPKFHSFAIYEHCLPFNVSRAFDEASGIDDPVIWTDKRDQEMWAALQGGG
- a CDS encoding DUF2783 domain-containing protein, whose amino-acid sequence is MALSTSSNFARPDDAFRAIVEAHRGLTEEQSADFDAALVLILANHIGDIDVLREAIDLARRRMVDGQQQQQQQQ
- the fahA gene encoding fumarylacetoacetase — protein: MPHPNDSSLRSFIDVDPASDFPIQNLPYGVFSTAANPTQRVGVAIGNYVLDLWELEQDSRLDVGPLGVFSAPSLNPFMALGPKVWAKTRARISELLRSDHPELRDNKELRDRALVPMTEVTLHMPVQVSGYTDFYSSKEHATNVGVMFRGKDNALQPNWLYMPIGYNGRASTVVVSGTKVKRPRGQLKPPTADVPSFAPCRRLDFELEMGVVVGQAAPMGGMLTEQQAEEMIFGFVLLNDWSARDIQQWEYVPLGPFLAKAFATSISPWIVTREALEPFRLQGPEQSPAPLDYLKQDKPQNYSVELDVALRAAGANAPASISRTNFKYMYWSSVQQLMHHASGGCAMNVGDLLGSGTISGPEKDQRGSLLEISWNGTEPVELPGGTKRSFLEDGDSLVMRGWCQGDGYRVGFGEVEGTILPAE